A part of Miscanthus floridulus cultivar M001 unplaced genomic scaffold, ASM1932011v1 fs_736_1_2, whole genome shotgun sequence genomic DNA contains:
- the LOC136532885 gene encoding transcription termination factor MTEF1, chloroplastic-like, whose amino-acid sequence MLQLRNRFLPLLRAASTLHPPIHPRACRRLLSTSTTLPTAFSLEDCLVSACGLAQTQAREASKKVSREVSRKASRELELSYSRLNSASNPDAILALLSGASLSRADIAAVVSADPLLLRASVKNIAPRLLALRDRVLVVTKRNGAFLRAGLEREVLLRAEELGVPPTSRMFRLAVSVIANNSKEKVAAKLEFFKRTLGCSESEVSTAVSNKPTILELSDEVLLRKIEFLVNEAAVEARDIVERPVLLTYSLEERLVPRHYVMKVLQEK is encoded by the exons atgctGCAACTCCGAAATCGCTTCCTCCCTCTGCTCCGCGCCGCCTCCACGCTACACCCCCCAATCCACCCCCGCGCGTGCCGCCGCCTTCTCTCCACCTCCACCACCCTCCCCACGGCCTTCTCCCTCGAGGACTGCCTCGTTTCTGCCTGCGGCCTCGCCCAAACCCAAGCCCGCGAGGCGTCCAAGAAGGTGTCCCGCGAGGTGTCCAGGAAGGCGTCCCGCGAGTTAGAGCTCTCCTACTCCCGTCTCAACTCTGCTTCCAACCCTGATGCTATCCTCGCCCTGCTCTCCGGCGCCAGCCTCTCCCGCGCTGACATCGCCGCCGTCGTCTCCGCGGACCCGCTGCTCCTCCGTGCGTCGGTGAAGAACATCGCACCCCGCCTTCTTGCTCTCCGCGACCGC GTCCTGGTGGTCACAAAGAGGAATGGGGCCTTCCTCAGGGCGGGCCTTGAGAGG GAGGTTTTGCTGCGGGCAGAAGAACTTGGGGTGCCTCCCACTTCGCGGATGTTTAGACTCGCGGTGTCCGTCATTGCCAATAATTCCAAAGAGAAGGTTGCTGCCAAGCTTGAATTCTTTAAGAGGACTCTTGGTTGTTCTGAGTCTGAGGTTTCCACTGCAGTGTCCAATAAGCCAACTATATTAGAATTATCTGACGAGGTTCTTCTTCGCAAGATTGAGTTTCTTGTCAATGAGGCTGCAGTGGAGGCACGGGACATTGTGGAAAGGCCTGTTTTGCTCACATACAGCCTGGAGGAGCGGCTTGTGCCCCGACATTATGTCATGAAGGTCCTGCAGGAAAAATGA